A portion of the Harpia harpyja isolate bHarHar1 chromosome 26 unlocalized genomic scaffold, bHarHar1 primary haplotype SUPER_26_unloc_6, whole genome shotgun sequence genome contains these proteins:
- the TTC5 gene encoding LOW QUALITY PROTEIN: tetratricopeptide repeat protein 5 (The sequence of the model RefSeq protein was modified relative to this genomic sequence to represent the inferred CDS: deleted 2 bases in 2 codons), producing MAAPGEEEEEAAAAAEAEEGDGDEKALKRLEDLVTELYRFRDRLPQKERPADAREADAREADAREADARPAATLLADEMEKTLRLMDEIEVSPQGRGRALVLRARALGVSPAGRGRAEEALSRAVKLAPGLGPAWLRLGEARWQRGDVEGARACFAGALAHGEDAEARRLLSMALRAGGAGGALRESLAQAEAAVRCAPTDGRSWYVLGNAYVSLFFAGGQSPDAARRALGAYAQAERVDPEAANNPDLHLNRATLLQYQERFGAALEGLGRAAALAPGWEEPRRRHAHLLDFLGRLCALLANRGKLRGKRRRGLEGPLPPSLLGPLGRGLRPSPLAALQPGPNPQRVLLGRVLFTLTPPEGVPYAVGVADGAGSAAALTIYNAAPGWGVLVGDGLAVAEPRLCHHLHQWQGKTFSFTGIRVPSPLSLVVNGRRPPGPALAPARLALVNDPAPASEAPPP from the exons ATGGCGGcacccggggaggaggaggaggaggcggcggcggcggcggaggccgaAGAAGGCGACGGCGACGAGAAAGCGCTCAAAAGgctggag GATTTGGTGACGGAACTTTACCGCTTCCGCGACCGCCTGCCTCAAAAAGAGcgtcccgcc GACGCCCGCGAAGCCGACGCCCGCGAAGCCGACGCCCGCGAAGCCGACGCCCGCCCCGCCGCGACCCTTTTGGCGGACGAAATGGAGAAAACGTTACGCCTGATGGACGAAATAGAAG TCTCCCCgcaggggcggggccgggcgttGGTTTTACGGGCGCGGGCGCTGGGCGTGAGCcccgccgggcggggccgggcggaggAAGCTTTGAGCCGCGCCGTCAAACTGGCGCCGGGGCTGGGCCCCGCCTGGCTGCGCCTGGGGGAGGCGCGGTGGCAGCGG GGGGACGTGGAGGGGGCCCGGGCCTGCTTCGCCGGAGCCCTCGCCCAC ggggAGGACGCGGAGGCGCGCCGGCTGCTCTCCATGGCGTTacgggccgggggggccgggggggccctCAGGGAGAGTCTGGCCCAGGCGGAGGCGGCCGTCCGCTGCGCCCCCACCGACGGGCGCTCCTGGT ACGTGTTGGGCAACGCCTACGTGTCGCTCTTCTTCGCCGGGGGGCAGAGCCCCgacgccgcccgccgcgccctgGGGGCCTACGCCCAGGCC GAGCGGGTGGATCCGGAAGCGGCCAATAATCCCGACCTGCACCTCAACCGTGCCACC ctgctgcagTACCAGGAGCGTTTCGGGGCGGCGCTGGAGGGGCTGGGCCGGGCGGCGGCCTTGGCCCCCGGGTGGGAGGAGCCTCGCCGGCGCCACGCCCACCTCCTCGACTTCCTGGGACGGCTCTGCGCCCTGCTGGCCAATCGG ggGAAGCTGCGGGGGAAGCGCCgccgggggctggaggggcccctccccccctccctgctggGCCCTTTGGGGCGGGGCCTCCGCCCCTCCCCCCTCGCCGCCCTCCAGCCCGGCCCCAACCCCCAGCGGGTGCTGCTGGGGCGGGTCCTCTTCACCCTCACCCCCCCGGAGGGGGTCCCCTA CGCGGTGGGCGTGGCCGACGGGGCGGGGTCAGCGGCGGCGCTGACCATTTACAACGCGGCGccgggctggggggtgctggtgggggatGGGCTGGCCGTGGCCGAACCCCGGCTCTGCCACCACCTGCACCAGTGGCAGGGGAAg ACCTTCTCCTTCACGGGGATCCGG GTGCCGTCGCCGCTGTCGCTGGTCGTCAATGGGCGtcgcccgccgggccccgccctcgcccccgcccgcCTCGCCCTCGTCAACGACCCCGCCCCCGCCAGCGAAGCCCCGCCCCCTTAG